One window of the Acaryochloris sp. CCMEE 5410 genome contains the following:
- a CDS encoding V4R domain-containing protein yields the protein MIAVEELIGQNHIPGNFFAPEVYVQGDTELGLIENREGSRLIALPDTLLKSLYSSLEHEVGPAADLVLLQCGRWWGKNFYRRFASEVSDYYGKPLAEMEMVEFLQSFKECWKTYGWGLIDFDFSRHNQGFLVITTQNSAFAQGRETGDKPSCFVERGLLSTFFSQLTGRELDGVQTSCESMKADCNRFILGLPERMKAAEAWVKEAQDHDTILARLCDSQAAG from the coding sequence ATGATTGCTGTTGAAGAATTAATTGGTCAAAACCACATCCCAGGTAATTTCTTTGCCCCCGAAGTCTATGTGCAAGGAGATACCGAACTAGGGCTAATCGAGAATCGGGAAGGATCTCGCCTCATTGCCCTCCCGGACACCCTACTCAAATCTTTATACAGTAGCTTAGAACATGAGGTCGGTCCAGCTGCCGATTTAGTTCTACTGCAATGTGGTCGTTGGTGGGGCAAGAATTTTTACCGCCGATTTGCATCAGAAGTCAGTGACTATTATGGAAAGCCTCTGGCAGAGATGGAAATGGTGGAATTCTTACAGTCCTTTAAGGAATGTTGGAAAACCTATGGCTGGGGCCTGATCGATTTTGATTTTAGTCGCCATAACCAAGGATTTTTGGTGATCACGACCCAGAATTCGGCGTTCGCCCAAGGCCGGGAAACCGGAGATAAGCCCTCTTGCTTCGTCGAAAGGGGGCTCTTGAGTACCTTTTTTAGCCAACTGACTGGCCGAGAGCTAGACGGTGTGCAAACATCCTGTGAGTCGATGAAAGCCGATTGCAATCGCTTTATTCTAGGGCTACCTGAGCGCATGAAAGCGGCTGAAGCTTGGGTCAAAGAAGCCCAGGACCATGACACTATCCTTGCTCGGTTATGTGATAGCCAAGCTGCAGGGTAA
- a CDS encoding V4R domain-containing protein, with product MVFTPAETATSVPVGNTGRSFKQSYPHKLNHYRFEDFFTFNHSKGTIDDWHESRNILASEDFIVALIEGLEQEVGSASTVVMYNIGQEWGKQDAVFFQNWFEAQFQQSLRKCRPSLALEAWWWPFTSQGWGNWEVDLDNQQNGFMFINIFDSAVARTLGDVGKPVCHIYAGLFAGFFSHLVNKELSCIETQCYAMGETYCKFLLGKQDRIDAATFWQNEGATARDIETKLQGGEYLS from the coding sequence ATGGTTTTTACACCAGCTGAAACCGCTACCAGTGTGCCTGTAGGTAATACTGGTCGTTCATTCAAGCAATCGTACCCTCACAAGCTAAATCACTACCGCTTTGAGGATTTCTTTACCTTCAATCATTCAAAAGGCACTATCGATGATTGGCATGAATCTCGCAATATTCTGGCGAGTGAAGATTTTATTGTGGCCCTGATCGAAGGTTTAGAACAGGAAGTCGGTAGTGCTTCAACGGTCGTGATGTACAACATCGGCCAAGAGTGGGGCAAGCAAGATGCGGTCTTTTTCCAAAATTGGTTTGAAGCCCAATTCCAGCAATCTCTACGCAAATGCCGTCCCTCTCTTGCTTTAGAAGCCTGGTGGTGGCCCTTTACTAGCCAAGGCTGGGGAAACTGGGAAGTTGATTTGGATAATCAACAAAACGGTTTTATGTTTATCAACATTTTCGATTCTGCGGTTGCTCGCACCCTTGGAGATGTCGGCAAGCCCGTCTGCCATATCTATGCAGGCTTATTCGCCGGTTTCTTCTCCCACCTTGTTAATAAAGAACTGAGCTGTATCGAAACCCAATGCTATGCCATGGGAGAAACCTACTGTAAGTTTTTGCTGGGTAAACAAGATCGCATTGATGCCGCCACCTTTTGGCAAAACGAAGGAGCTACAGCCCGAGATATTGAAACTAAGCTGCAGGGTGGAGAATATCTATCGTGA
- the ilvA gene encoding threonine ammonia-lyase, biosynthetic — protein sequence MSHPDYLERILTARVYDVAQESPLELAPRLSDRLHNRILLKREDMQSVFSFKLRGAYNKMAQLPPDQLHQGVIAASAGNHAQGVALGARQLGTTALIVMPVTTPKVKVDAVKARGGQVVLFGDTYDDAYAHARQLSTEKGLTFIHPFDDPDVIAGQGTIGMEILRQYQKPIHAIFIAIGGGGLISGIGAYIKRLRPEIRIIGVEPVDAAAMHQSLQVGKRVRLSHVGLFADGVAVREVGEETFRLCQEYVDEIVLVNTDDTCAAIKDVFEDTRSILEPAGALAVAGAKAYIEREQLQDQTLVALACGANMNFDRLRFVAERAELGERREAIFAVTIPEERGSFRKFCACLGSHNLTEFNYRIADRQEAHIFVGVQIQNRADAAHIAQALEEQGFKTLDLTDDELAKLHLRHMVGGRSPMAGNELLYRFEFPERPGALTKFLGCMSPDWNISLFHYRNNGADYGRIVVGTQVPPNEMNEWQSFLDTLGYPYSDESQNPAYQLFLG from the coding sequence GTGAGTCACCCAGATTATCTTGAACGCATCCTGACAGCGCGGGTCTATGATGTGGCACAGGAAAGTCCACTGGAATTGGCCCCCCGTCTATCCGACCGCTTACACAATCGTATTCTCCTCAAACGAGAAGATATGCAGTCCGTGTTTTCCTTTAAATTGCGGGGTGCTTATAACAAGATGGCTCAGCTGCCCCCGGATCAACTGCACCAAGGGGTGATTGCGGCTTCTGCGGGCAACCATGCCCAGGGCGTCGCTTTAGGAGCTCGGCAATTGGGAACAACGGCGTTGATTGTGATGCCCGTGACCACACCCAAAGTCAAAGTTGACGCCGTTAAAGCTCGGGGAGGCCAGGTGGTCCTTTTCGGAGATACCTATGATGATGCTTATGCCCATGCCCGGCAGCTCTCAACAGAAAAAGGGCTGACGTTTATCCATCCCTTTGATGACCCGGATGTGATTGCGGGCCAAGGCACCATCGGCATGGAGATTTTGCGCCAATATCAAAAGCCGATTCATGCCATTTTTATTGCCATTGGCGGGGGTGGCTTAATTTCAGGTATTGGGGCCTATATCAAGCGATTGCGCCCCGAAATTCGGATTATTGGGGTTGAGCCCGTGGATGCGGCGGCTATGCATCAGTCCTTGCAAGTGGGCAAGCGGGTGCGGCTCTCCCATGTTGGGTTATTTGCCGATGGGGTGGCGGTCCGCGAAGTGGGCGAAGAGACCTTTCGCCTCTGCCAAGAATATGTCGATGAAATCGTCCTCGTGAATACGGATGATACCTGCGCGGCCATTAAAGATGTCTTTGAAGATACCCGTTCTATTCTGGAGCCAGCGGGGGCTCTGGCAGTGGCGGGGGCCAAAGCCTATATTGAGCGGGAGCAACTCCAGGACCAAACCCTAGTTGCCTTAGCCTGCGGTGCCAATATGAATTTTGATCGGCTGCGCTTTGTCGCTGAACGGGCTGAGTTAGGAGAACGGCGAGAAGCAATCTTTGCCGTTACCATCCCTGAGGAGCGTGGGAGTTTTCGCAAGTTTTGCGCCTGTCTTGGCAGCCATAATTTGACGGAGTTTAATTACCGGATTGCCGATCGCCAGGAAGCCCATATTTTTGTCGGTGTACAAATTCAAAACCGAGCCGATGCGGCCCACATTGCCCAAGCCTTGGAAGAACAAGGGTTTAAAACCTTGGACCTCACGGATGACGAATTAGCGAAGCTGCACCTGCGGCATATGGTGGGGGGCCGATCGCCCATGGCTGGCAATGAATTACTTTACCGATTTGAGTTTCCGGAACGGCCAGGTGCCCTAACGAAGTTTTTAGGCTGTATGAGTCCCGATTGGAATATCAGCTTATTTCACTACCGAAATAATGGCGCGGATTATGGACGTATCGTCGTCGGAACCCAGGTCCCTCCTAACGAAATGAATGAATGGCAATCCTTCTTGGATACCCTGGGCTATCCCTATTCCGACGAAAGTCAAAACCCTGCCTACCAGCTTTTTCTGGGATAA
- a CDS encoding CidA/LrgA family protein has product MITGFLVLLLYELLGEVLVLLLNLPTPGPVIGMFLLLLTLMMLGKIPEDVENAATTLLSHLSLLFVPAGVGVMVHFQRIRSEGWAILVALLVSTVVTLMVSAWTMQVASKVLTLRRRSDA; this is encoded by the coding sequence ATGATTACGGGTTTTCTGGTGCTGCTTCTCTATGAGCTATTAGGAGAAGTGTTGGTGCTGCTGCTGAATTTACCGACGCCGGGACCGGTTATCGGCATGTTCTTGCTGTTGCTAACGCTGATGATGCTGGGCAAAATTCCGGAAGATGTGGAGAACGCAGCCACGACGTTATTGAGCCATTTATCATTGCTGTTTGTGCCCGCCGGGGTGGGGGTAATGGTTCACTTTCAGCGAATTCGCAGTGAAGGCTGGGCTATTCTGGTGGCCTTATTGGTGAGTACAGTGGTGACGTTAATGGTCTCGGCCTGGACCATGCAGGTGGCAAGCAAGGTGTTAACCCTGAGGAGACGCTCCGATGCCTAA
- a CDS encoding LrgB family protein, whose amino-acid sequence MPKSNLTEIWVYLAASPLLGLSITLAAYQMAYRIYRWGKGHPLLNPVAIAVALLIGVLSLTQTSYFTYFEGAQFVHFLLGPATVSLAIPLYKQLAKLRRLWLPVTLALIIGISAAALSAIATAALLGATPQTLLSLAPKSVTAPVAMGITEKIGGLPSLTAVLVVMTGIIGATLGTPIFRWLGIRDDSVRGIAMGITSHGIGTARAFQVSGEMGAFAGLGMALSAFVSAALLPWLLRMLNLGA is encoded by the coding sequence ATGCCTAAGTCAAACTTGACGGAAATCTGGGTGTACTTAGCTGCTTCACCTTTGTTGGGCTTGAGCATTACCCTAGCGGCCTATCAAATGGCCTATAGAATCTATCGATGGGGGAAAGGGCATCCGCTGTTGAACCCGGTGGCGATTGCGGTGGCGTTGCTCATTGGGGTGTTATCCCTCACTCAGACGTCATACTTCACCTATTTTGAGGGGGCACAATTTGTGCACTTTTTGCTGGGACCAGCGACGGTCTCCCTGGCCATTCCTCTCTATAAGCAATTGGCCAAATTACGACGACTATGGCTACCGGTTACCTTGGCCTTAATTATAGGCATCAGTGCCGCAGCGCTGAGTGCGATCGCAACCGCAGCACTCCTAGGGGCAACGCCCCAAACCCTCCTATCTCTAGCGCCCAAATCCGTTACGGCCCCCGTAGCCATGGGGATTACCGAAAAGATCGGTGGCCTGCCCTCCTTAACGGCGGTCTTAGTAGTGATGACGGGCATTATCGGCGCTACCTTGGGGACCCCTATCTTCCGTTGGTTAGGCATCCGAGACGATAGCGTCCGAGGCATTGCTATGGGGATTACATCCCATGGCATCGGCACGGCTCGGGCTTTTCAGGTGAGTGGGGAAATGGGAGCCTTTGCGGGGCTAGGGATGGCGTTATCAGCCTTTGTCTCTGCGGCTCTGTTACCCTGGCTGTTACGAATGTTAAATCTGGGCGCTTAA
- a CDS encoding S41 family peptidase, protein MSKVHVQVLRMVGVAIATPILALSTAEAKLENSHKALVDQAWQIVQEEYVDRTFNQQDWQEVRQDYLSRSYTSKQDAYVAVSKMVRKLQDPYTRFLTPDGIKDLVDNVSGGFIGVGVTVSLDPLTREWQVIETVADSPADAAGIQPQDIVVSINGTPTSEINPRQASEFIIGAVGSKVTVQIRRGKEFARYKLVREKIDVNPLVYEVQETSKGKVGYIRMPVFTTKSAKAMKTALTDLEKQQVKGYVLDLRQNPGGVFDASIDIARMWMGKDRLISSVDEKGKKQDFFAYGPVLTNKPLVILIDEKSASASEVLAAALQDHNRAQLVGTPTFGKGVVQVLKSLEDGSGLVVTVAKYYTPKGKNINQIGIKPNIFVKSQEGKPFKPQPGQVLPLESDPQYARGLKVLAKKLK, encoded by the coding sequence ATGTCTAAGGTTCATGTGCAAGTGTTGCGAATGGTGGGAGTTGCGATCGCAACTCCAATCCTGGCCTTATCCACCGCCGAAGCCAAGCTAGAAAACAGTCATAAAGCGCTGGTTGATCAAGCCTGGCAAATCGTGCAGGAAGAATATGTCGACCGCACCTTCAATCAGCAAGATTGGCAAGAAGTCCGCCAAGACTATTTAAGTCGTTCCTATACCTCCAAGCAGGACGCCTACGTCGCTGTCAGCAAAATGGTCAGGAAGCTGCAAGATCCTTACACCCGCTTTCTCACCCCCGATGGCATCAAGGATCTCGTCGATAATGTGTCAGGTGGATTTATTGGTGTGGGTGTCACCGTCTCCCTTGATCCCTTAACCCGAGAGTGGCAGGTGATCGAAACGGTAGCGGACTCTCCTGCTGATGCGGCTGGCATTCAACCTCAAGATATTGTCGTCAGCATCAACGGCACCCCGACCTCAGAGATTAACCCCCGTCAGGCTAGCGAATTTATCATTGGTGCTGTGGGGAGTAAGGTCACTGTCCAGATTCGCCGAGGCAAGGAATTTGCCCGCTATAAGCTGGTGCGGGAGAAGATTGATGTCAATCCCTTGGTCTATGAAGTGCAGGAAACGTCGAAAGGGAAAGTCGGCTATATTCGGATGCCGGTTTTTACCACCAAATCGGCAAAAGCGATGAAAACAGCCCTGACGGATTTAGAGAAGCAACAGGTCAAAGGGTATGTCCTCGATCTGCGCCAAAACCCTGGCGGCGTTTTTGATGCCAGTATTGACATTGCCCGCATGTGGATGGGAAAAGATCGCTTAATTTCTAGTGTGGATGAAAAAGGTAAAAAACAAGACTTTTTTGCCTATGGACCCGTCTTGACCAACAAGCCCCTGGTAATTTTGATCGATGAAAAATCAGCCAGCGCCAGTGAAGTGTTAGCTGCTGCACTCCAAGATCACAACCGGGCTCAACTCGTTGGCACCCCGACCTTTGGTAAAGGGGTGGTTCAAGTTCTAAAAAGTCTAGAAGATGGCTCAGGATTGGTGGTCACCGTCGCGAAGTACTACACGCCCAAGGGTAAGAATATTAACCAGATTGGCATCAAGCCTAATATTTTTGTCAAAAGCCAGGAGGGTAAACCTTTTAAGCCCCAACCTGGGCAGGTTTTACCGCTGGAATCCGATCCTCAATATGCTCGGGGACTCAAGGTTCTAGCGAAAAAGTTGAAATAA
- the thyX gene encoding FAD-dependent thymidylate synthase: MDERFTVEIISQTPNPQQITYAAMHQDYAEQLVWTDRDQWPEEAKCGELVIKNLLQGNRGHYGPLEHPQIVLNFGYFPHSTMQQMRTHRNVSFDVQSFRYTGQRILDVVAGTQELEDVFYLRPVGTYTNRQGKKYDYSLEQRQQDLDWCRHACQRYAERIDQGLAEEHARGLIPFDVRQHWVMSANARSLMHLLDIRGKYDVQMETRVMTELMFTQFQQWMPEVAAWYEKTRWRKGPLAP, translated from the coding sequence ATGGATGAACGATTTACCGTCGAGATCATTTCCCAAACCCCCAATCCCCAGCAGATTACCTATGCTGCCATGCATCAGGACTATGCCGAGCAACTGGTCTGGACCGATCGAGATCAATGGCCAGAAGAAGCGAAATGCGGAGAGTTGGTGATTAAGAATCTGCTCCAAGGTAATCGTGGACATTATGGCCCCCTGGAGCATCCTCAAATCGTGCTCAACTTTGGCTATTTCCCCCACAGCACTATGCAACAAATGCGGACCCATCGAAATGTATCTTTCGATGTGCAGTCCTTCCGATACACTGGGCAACGAATTTTAGATGTAGTAGCTGGCACCCAAGAACTAGAAGATGTTTTCTACTTGCGTCCTGTGGGCACCTACACCAATCGCCAGGGAAAAAAGTATGACTATAGCCTGGAGCAACGCCAGCAAGATTTAGACTGGTGCCGTCATGCCTGCCAACGCTATGCCGAAAGAATTGATCAAGGATTGGCAGAAGAGCATGCTCGGGGACTCATTCCCTTTGATGTCCGCCAGCATTGGGTGATGAGCGCGAATGCTCGATCCCTGATGCATTTATTGGATATTCGCGGTAAGTACGATGTCCAGATGGAAACGCGGGTGATGACGGAGCTGATGTTTACTCAGTTTCAGCAGTGGATGCCAGAGGTGGCTGCTTGGTATGAGAAGACCCGCTGGCGTAAGGGACCTTTAGCCCCCTAA
- a CDS encoding serine protease — translation MRFNNNPTVVLGGMLTASVVCLQTQVALSLPSSQIGKSAKNFTVLIASDYPGSGVIINKKDKTYTVLTAEHVVRHSDFEYHVVTQDGKKHPVKYQTVKKFPGVDLAVVTFTSDKNYMSAKLAKSEEAGIGSVVYTAGYPDPGQAIENRIFQFTDGKVSGVNPKAKDGYSLIYTNITRKGMSGGPVLNTNGELVGIHGRAETDVQGDVQVKAGLNLGIPIKTFLSIAPKVGIKLDFKAQPTAKPPTPKPTPTAQQQTPAVQPPGFQPTSTTPTGTPRLPSRPKPIRPKGTGQSPVCAGSRC, via the coding sequence ATGCGCTTTAACAATAATCCAACGGTAGTTTTGGGTGGAATGCTGACAGCAAGCGTAGTTTGTCTACAAACGCAGGTTGCTTTGAGTTTGCCATCTAGCCAAATTGGCAAAAGTGCTAAAAATTTTACTGTTTTGATTGCTAGCGATTATCCAGGGTCTGGGGTAATCATCAACAAGAAAGATAAAACCTATACGGTGCTAACGGCAGAACATGTCGTTAGACATTCAGATTTTGAATATCATGTTGTCACCCAAGACGGGAAAAAACATCCGGTGAAATATCAAACGGTGAAGAAATTCCCCGGTGTTGATTTAGCAGTGGTGACCTTTACTAGCGATAAAAACTACATGAGTGCCAAGCTAGCGAAGTCCGAAGAAGCAGGAATTGGTTCAGTGGTCTATACCGCTGGCTATCCCGATCCAGGCCAAGCGATTGAAAATCGGATTTTCCAATTTACCGATGGGAAAGTATCAGGGGTTAATCCCAAAGCGAAAGACGGATATTCCCTGATTTATACCAACATTACCCGTAAAGGCATGAGTGGAGGTCCTGTCCTCAATACCAACGGCGAATTAGTGGGTATCCATGGTCGAGCAGAAACGGATGTCCAGGGTGATGTGCAAGTGAAAGCAGGTTTGAACCTAGGAATTCCCATCAAAACATTCTTATCTATTGCCCCAAAAGTGGGGATAAAACTAGATTTTAAGGCCCAGCCCACGGCTAAGCCGCCAACTCCAAAGCCGACGCCTACCGCTCAACAGCAAACTCCTGCGGTCCAACCTCCTGGCTTCCAGCCCACATCCACGACGCCGACAGGAACACCACGGCTCCCCTCGCGCCCCAAACCGATTCGTCCGAAAGGAACTGGCCAGTCTCCCGTCTGTGCAGGCAGTCGATGCTAG
- a CDS encoding DoxX family protein produces MIDRLLPLFARGFLSAVFIRSGVAHCFNFAGTQQAITSKGLPAGLALVMAIGSILLLLGGGLSVLLGLKARWGAIALIVFLVPATLMFHLNLAEQMEQIQFFKNVSLIGGLLLLAQHGPGRYSFDNQELRRSYGKW; encoded by the coding sequence ATGATTGATCGGCTATTACCTCTATTTGCTAGAGGTTTTCTATCGGCAGTTTTTATCCGTTCCGGCGTTGCTCACTGCTTCAATTTTGCAGGAACTCAACAGGCGATTACTAGCAAGGGTCTTCCTGCTGGGTTGGCCCTCGTCATGGCCATTGGATCGATCCTCTTGTTGCTGGGTGGAGGGCTTTCCGTCTTACTCGGTTTGAAGGCGCGTTGGGGTGCGATCGCATTGATCGTTTTTTTAGTGCCTGCGACGTTGATGTTCCATCTCAACCTGGCTGAGCAAATGGAACAAATTCAGTTCTTCAAAAACGTGAGTTTAATCGGTGGGCTTCTGCTCCTCGCTCAACACGGACCCGGTCGATACAGTTTTGATAATCAAGAACTGCGTCGGAGCTATGGAAAATGGTAG
- the tatC gene encoding twin-arginine translocase subunit TatC, translating into MTPSDLETAPSKAPTDATIQPDDELNDVEMSLFEHLEELRFRIFYALIAVAIAIVGCFFKVNVIVKVLERPAQGVKFLQLAPGEYFFVSLKVAAYSGILVASPFILYQIIQFVLPGLTRSERRLLGPIVLGSSVLFFVGILFAYVALIPAALNFFIQYGGDVVEQLWSIDRYFEFVLLLLFSTGIAFQIPVIQLLLGLTGIVSSRQMLSGWRYVILGAAILGAVLTPSTDPLTQSLLGGAVVGLYFGGIGLVILTGH; encoded by the coding sequence GTGACTCCTTCTGACCTAGAAACAGCACCCTCCAAGGCCCCAACGGATGCCACCATCCAGCCAGATGACGAGCTTAATGATGTGGAAATGTCATTGTTCGAGCATTTAGAGGAACTGCGTTTTCGAATTTTTTATGCGCTGATCGCGGTTGCGATCGCAATCGTCGGTTGCTTCTTTAAGGTCAACGTCATCGTCAAAGTTTTAGAGCGCCCAGCTCAAGGGGTTAAATTTCTACAGCTAGCACCTGGAGAATACTTCTTTGTCTCCCTCAAGGTCGCTGCCTATAGTGGCATTCTGGTAGCCAGCCCGTTTATCCTGTACCAAATTATTCAATTTGTGTTACCAGGATTAACCCGTTCGGAGCGGCGGCTGTTAGGTCCGATTGTCCTCGGTTCCTCAGTGCTCTTTTTTGTAGGCATTTTATTTGCCTATGTGGCCCTGATTCCAGCAGCCCTCAATTTCTTCATCCAATATGGTGGAGATGTGGTTGAGCAGCTCTGGTCGATTGATCGCTACTTTGAATTCGTATTGCTGCTGTTGTTCAGTACAGGGATTGCCTTCCAGATTCCCGTAATTCAGCTTTTATTAGGCTTAACAGGCATTGTCTCCAGTCGCCAAATGTTGTCTGGGTGGCGATACGTAATTCTTGGCGCTGCCATCCTGGGTGCGGTACTGACCCCCTCAACGGATCCCCTGACCCAAAGCTTGCTGGGGGGTGCTGTAGTGGGCCTCTATTTTGGAGGCATTGGTTTAGTCATACTGACGGGCCACTAG
- a CDS encoding DUF3067 family protein, with product MTGEELHQLLINKWGRSYDIQLRRTQGKIFVQVMWRYLEQASFPMSEPEYFEHLGAIATYIRGWDAVQQVEEYIQATKQRPRLGKAVSIPLELGGRTSEWLLEQF from the coding sequence ATGACCGGCGAAGAACTGCATCAACTCCTGATCAATAAATGGGGGCGGTCTTACGATATTCAGCTGCGCCGCACCCAAGGCAAAATCTTTGTTCAAGTCATGTGGCGATATCTAGAACAAGCTTCATTTCCCATGTCGGAACCCGAATATTTTGAGCATTTAGGTGCGATCGCAACCTATATACGGGGGTGGGATGCGGTCCAGCAAGTCGAAGAATATATTCAAGCCACGAAACAACGGCCCCGGTTGGGGAAAGCCGTCAGCATCCCCTTAGAACTGGGCGGGAGGACTTCTGAATGGCTGCTGGAGCAGTTCTAG
- the petC gene encoding cytochrome b6-f complex iron-sulfur subunit, giving the protein MAQVSGSSDVPDMGRRQFMNLLTFGAITGTALGGLYPVVRYFIPPSSGGTGGGLNAKDALGNDVVVSEFLAEHSPGDRTLTQGFKGDPTYVVVTDSNEIADYGLNAVCTHLGCVVPWNAGQNKYICPCHGSQYDSTGKVVRGPAPLSLALVHAEDVDGKLVFTTWTETDFRTDKDPWWV; this is encoded by the coding sequence ATGGCTCAAGTCTCTGGATCTTCTGACGTCCCCGATATGGGGCGGCGTCAATTTATGAATTTGCTGACCTTTGGTGCAATTACCGGCACCGCGTTAGGTGGGTTATACCCTGTCGTCAGGTACTTTATTCCTCCTTCGAGTGGAGGAACTGGGGGCGGGCTAAATGCCAAAGACGCTCTCGGTAACGACGTTGTGGTTAGTGAATTCTTAGCAGAACATAGCCCGGGTGACCGCACTTTAACCCAAGGTTTCAAAGGAGATCCAACCTACGTTGTTGTCACAGATAGCAATGAGATCGCAGACTATGGTCTAAATGCGGTCTGTACTCACTTGGGTTGTGTTGTTCCCTGGAATGCAGGCCAAAACAAATATATTTGCCCTTGTCATGGGTCACAGTATGATTCAACCGGCAAGGTGGTGCGGGGGCCTGCACCATTATCTTTGGCCCTCGTGCATGCAGAAGATGTAGATGGCAAGCTGGTGTTCACAACCTGGACAGAAACTGATTTCCGTACAGATAAGGATCCCTGGTGGGTCTAA
- the petA gene encoding cytochrome f, producing the protein MKQSLLSVLTKKSLRLLAALFLVVTSVFSLPQAAQAFPIYAQQAYDSPREANGRIVCANCHLAAKPTQVEVPQAVLPDTVFEAVVKIPYDTDAQQVLGSGDLGPLNVGAVLMLPDGFQIAPDDRIPEKMKEEINGVFYQKYKPDTDNVIVVGPLSGADHQEIIFPVLSPDPATDPNIHFGKYSVHAGGNRGRGQIYPTGDKTNVNAVTSPAAGLVSSVSENSVTITTNDGQTVTESIPAGLEVVVSEGQAVADGAPLSSDPNVGGFGQKDTEIVLQSGTRIKWLMVFFSAIMISQTLLVLKKKQVEKVQAAEMNF; encoded by the coding sequence ATGAAGCAAAGCCTTTTATCCGTCTTGACGAAAAAGAGCCTTCGCCTCCTGGCTGCGCTCTTCCTTGTCGTCACTAGCGTCTTTTCCTTACCCCAAGCTGCTCAGGCTTTCCCGATCTACGCTCAACAGGCCTACGATAGCCCTAGAGAAGCCAACGGTCGTATTGTTTGTGCTAACTGCCACCTTGCAGCCAAGCCCACCCAAGTGGAAGTTCCCCAGGCCGTCTTACCCGATACAGTGTTTGAGGCCGTTGTCAAAATTCCTTATGACACGGATGCCCAGCAAGTCCTAGGGAGCGGTGACCTAGGTCCTCTAAATGTTGGTGCAGTTCTGATGCTGCCTGATGGCTTCCAAATTGCCCCCGATGATCGGATTCCTGAAAAGATGAAGGAAGAGATTAACGGTGTCTTTTACCAGAAGTACAAGCCTGATACAGATAATGTAATCGTTGTCGGTCCTCTATCGGGTGCCGACCACCAGGAAATTATCTTCCCCGTCCTTTCTCCGGACCCAGCAACAGACCCTAATATTCACTTTGGTAAATACTCTGTTCATGCAGGCGGTAACCGTGGGCGCGGTCAGATTTATCCCACAGGTGACAAGACGAACGTCAATGCTGTTACCTCTCCGGCTGCTGGTTTAGTCAGCAGCGTCAGTGAAAATTCCGTGACCATCACCACTAATGATGGTCAGACTGTCACTGAGTCGATTCCCGCTGGTTTAGAAGTTGTGGTCTCAGAAGGACAGGCTGTGGCTGATGGTGCCCCCCTCAGTTCTGACCCCAACGTGGGTGGTTTTGGTCAAAAAGATACCGAAATTGTGTTGCAGAGTGGCACTCGGATTAAGTGGTTGATGGTCTTCTTCTCAGCCATTATGATTTCTCAAACGCTTCTGGTTCTGAAGAAGAAGCAAGTCGAGAAAGTCCAAGCTGCCGAAATGAACTTCTAG